The genomic interval GGCCTCCCGCTCATTGCATCCCTGTGCAATAATACACCATCTGCAGCCGGATTTTTATTCTAGTGTTCAGCCCCTCCTGAGCTGGCTGAATTCCCCAATTTCTTCTTTGTCCTTGTAGATTTTATTTACACTATTGAGATTTTACCAtcaatgtgtgtgttttaaattttgtgtttatttctagAGATAACCACATATTCAAcaggaacaaaaatattaaagatatgtTTACCCTTTGATAGCAAGATATTTTGGGGGGATTATTTTTTTccgtatttatatatataaatatattttttttttaactttttcattgtTGTAACCAGTGCAAAATTTAAggcctgaaaaaaatatataacacaccCAAAAATTGTACACCCAAGATATTTGTGCTACCATTCACCAAACAcatattttcacaattttattgAGCCCACACAATataatacctatttttttctgcaaaatattttattgtaacaagATGAACTGTTAAACTCCACATTGTCCACGAGTGAATTTTTGGGTTCTATTGATAAAACAAAGACTcatacattccctcaaacattccctcatgggaatattccaggtccaaatgttttagtggcagtaattgtttctcaccggggaatgttttagggaatgtcagattcactattttatattcatgaaatTATATTTATGCACACATCCGAGACGTGGGTTTGCTTTCAAGTGTTCACCTATAAGGGTGCAgggtttttttattaatatttagatatttaatatatatagatatatagttattttttggggagttaaaatttaataaatattctagTTATTATTTTGAAACCTAATTattgaaaaactttttaaaactttaattttgtgCTCTCACAAGGTGGCTGACAAGTTTCTAATGATATTGAGTAGTGCAGATGATTCTTTAAGGTTTAAGGCAAATACGGGTTGATGTCACCCCGTGTACACTAGTTTAGCCCAAAGAACAGATTATGCCTAGTCAGCTGCTTCCCTAGCCAGTGCAGGCATACCTTCACCaatgtattctttgtttttttatactatctGGCCCAAAAAAGTCCAAGTCTAATATTTAGCTATAATTACAGCATGCATTTACTGtggtatcatttcaataagcTTATGTGTTGCcttcatttttcaccaagatcttttGATGATGATGGGAGAGCACAACATGCAGCCTTCTATAGCACATCCCAACATTCTTAATGGGgttctggactctgtggtggccaatccttGTGTGAAAAAGATGCCTCATGCTCTCTGAACATCTCTTTCACAATCGTTGGGCCCAAGGAAAACTAGCATGCTGGAAAATGTgacatcagggaagaaaaaaaatccattgctgGAAAACCTGGCAATCAGTATATTTAGGTAGTTTGCTGACCCAAACATTGTGCACAAACTGTTGCCCAaagtaaccccagatcataacactgcccccacaggcactccaggtCTTAACACTGGCTTCACAGGCACTTCAGATtttaacactgcccctacaggcaccccagatcataacactgatcccacaggcactccagatcatagcATTGCCCCTACAGGAACCCCACATGATCACATCTCCTTCACAGGCATCTCACATCATGGAACTGCATCATAGAACTGCATCATGGAACTGCCCCAACAAGCACCCTAGAATATATCAATGCTTcaacaggcacctcagatcataacactgttcTTAAAGGTACCAGAAATCATAATGCtacccccacaggctccccagagcACAAAACTGCCCCCACGGGCACTCTCAATCATtacactgctcccacaggtacCCTAAAACATAATTCTGCCACTAAAGGTACCCCTGCTGCCACAGGCTTGGGGCACAATTTATTGACAAGAGTTCACATACTGTAAACAATAACAGGGTTAGGACCAGATATACAAGAAGGACCTAAGTGGCTTCCACATAAATttgaatttctgtaaaatatgtacttttcttgtctttttttttaatattattttcataccaAGTATTACACTGTGACAGATAATCTGCCATTTCAAATAGTCATCATACCCCCATACCCATATCTTTGAAAGGCGCAGTGACAGCTGAACCCAGCAAGTTTTCATGTAAAGGAGCCTCATGTGATCCACATGCTAGCTGGTAGGGATTTGTTCTTCTGCAAGTATTAAGgttatgggggaaaaaaatcagccCCGTAGCTATTTTATTTGGCACATTAATATTCCTGTAATCTTGGCCTTTTCAAAATTTCAGATAGTGTCAGATTTAGGAGAAGTAGGAGCTGTCAGATCTGTTGATTTATAGAAGGACTGGTCACCTTAGCCAAAATGGGTTCTTTACCAATTGTCCAAGAGCTTTTTGAACATCTTTATTTCTTAGGCTGTAGATTAAAGGATTTAACATTGGAGTAACAATTGTATAGAACACTGAAACCATCTTGTCCGTAACTTTAGTATCTGAGTGCCTTGGTCTCATGTACATGAATATGGCCGTTCCATAGAAGATGGTCACCACAATGAGATGGGATATGCACGTAGAGAAGGCTTTGTATCTCCCAGAAGGTATTTTCACTATGACTAAGCAAATGTGTATGTATGAAAACAGAATGAGAAACAAGGGTATTAGAAGCAAAATGGTCCCACCAACCAAGGTTATAATGTTGTTAACCGAGATGTCCCCACAAGATAGCTGAAGTAGGGAAGGAGCTTCACAAAAGAAGTGGTTGATAGGTATAGGTCTGCAGAACCTTAGttggtatataaaatatatatcaacgGAGGCTATACTACCACCAGCCATCCAAGACACGCCAATCATCCTGATACAGGAGACTGTATTCATAATAACATTGTATCGCAGGGGATTGCAGATAGCAACATATCGATCATAGGCCATAAAAGCCAACAGTATGCACTCTGTCTCCCCCATGAAAAGATAGAAGTAAACTTGAAGAATGCATCCAATATATGAAATAGATTTTTTGGACAATACAATATTCAGTAGCATCTTGGGCACAATGATTGATGTATAGCAAATGTCCAAGAGGGACAGATTagtaagaaataaatacatagagTTGTGTAGATGGTTGTTGGTTATGACGGCCACCATAAGGAGAATGTTTCCGGCCAGTGTGGTCATGTAGACAACTGAGAATAACTGGAACAGCCAAAGTTGAATATGGGGATTGTCTGTAAGTCC from Pyxicephalus adspersus chromosome 4, UCB_Pads_2.0, whole genome shotgun sequence carries:
- the LOC140329333 gene encoding olfactory receptor 5AP2-like, producing MPTENQSTVKEFILLGLTDNPHIQLWLFQLFSVVYMTTLAGNILLMVAVITNNHLHNSMYLFLTNLSLLDICYTSIIVPKMLLNIVLSKKSISYIGCILQVYFYLFMGETECILLAFMAYDRYVAICNPLRYNVIMNTVSCIRMIGVSWMAGGSIASVDIYFIYQLRFCRPIPINHFFCEAPSLLQLSCGDISVNNIITLVGGTILLLIPLFLILFSYIHICLVIVKIPSGRYKAFSTCISHLIVVTIFYGTAIFMYMRPRHSDTKVTDKMVSVFYTIVTPMLNPLIYSLRNKDVQKALGQLVKNPFWLR